In Solanum lycopersicum chromosome 5, SLM_r2.1, the following are encoded in one genomic region:
- the LOC101246532 gene encoding transcriptional adapter ADA2b isoform X2 gives MDILAFPLICPDWNADEEMLLLEGIEMYGMGNWAEVGEHVGTKTKEACIDHFKDAYLKSPYFPLPDMTHVMGKNRMELLAMAKGNFTDKKGLSSLGDVAPKDESFSPSRIKVEDTHKIGPSGRLTSVSNAGITGIKKPSSKTLIKDQNEPVKFEDNSGRNFGGKKPKSLKDDGSSLMKLSGYIPKRQEFDPEYDNDAEQLLADMEFKETETEEERELKLRVLRIYSKRLDERKRRKVFILERNLLQPSEFEKNLSPEEKGICRCYDAIMRFLSKEEHEELLKAVVSEHRYLKRIQELKEAKAAGCRSSAEVDRYLERKRKKEVEEGVPRKGSSQIGPMSQESLNIPASSESLGIHSNRKPCSQAILSSDTNAGVPAFSAGELLSEPEKQLCQEIRLSPHHYLRMQEVLTIQIYSGNITRKSDAYPLFQIEATKVDRVYDMLLKKGVAPL, from the exons GATATCTTAGCTTTCCCGCTTATTTGCCCAGACTGGAATGCTGATGAAGAGATGTTGCTCCTTGAG GGAATTGAGATGTATGGCATGGGTAATTGGGCTGAAGTAGGTGAGCATGTCGGAACAAAGACAAAAGAAGCCTGCATTGACCATTTTAAGGATGCGTACTTAAAGTCACCTTACTTTCCTCTACCA GATATGACTCACGTCATGGGGAAAAACAGAATGGAACTCCTTGCCATGGCTAAAGGGAATTTCACTGATAAGAAAG GACTCTCTTCACTTGGTGATGTTGCTCCTAAAGATGAATCGTTCTCTCCGTCTCGAATCAA AGTTGAAGACACTCATAAAATTGGTCCTTCAGGACGTTTAACTTCTGTATCCAATGCGG GAATCACAGGCATAAAAAAGCCATCCAGCAAAACGCTAATCAAAGATCAAAATGAACCTGTTAAATTTGAAG ATAATTCAGGCAGAAATTTTGGAGGCAAGAAACCGAAATCTTTGAAGGATGATGGATCCTCATTGATGAAATTAAGTGGATATATTCCCAAGAGGCAAGAATTTGATCCTGAATATGATAATGATGCGGAGCAACTATTGGCTGATATGGAATTCAAGGAAACTGAAACTGAAGAGGAGCGCGAACTTAAGCTGCGTGTTCTGCGTATCTATTCCAAGAG GCTTGATGAAAGAAAACGCCGCAAGGTTTTTATTCTAGAGAGGAATTTACTCCAGCCAAGTGAATTTGAGAAGAATTTGTCACCAGAAGAGAAAGGTATATGCCGATGTTATGATGCCATTATGCGCTTTCTCTCGAAGGAGGAGCATGAAGAATTACTTAAGGCTGTGGTCTCAGAACATAGATATCTGAAAAGAATACAAGAACTCAAG GAAGCGAAAGCTGCAGGTTGTCGTTCGTCTGCTGAAGTTGATAGGTACTTAGAAAGGAAAAGGAAGAAGGAAGTTGAAGAAGGTGTTCCGAGAAAGGGAAGCTCTCAGATTGGCCCAATGAGCCAGGAAAGCCTGAACATACCTGCTTCTTCTGAGTCACTTGGAATACATTCAAATAGAAAACCTTGTAGCCAGGCGATTTTGAGTTCCGACACCAATGCAGGTGTTCCAGCTTTTTCTGCAGGAGAACTGTTATCTGAACCT GAGAAACAACTATGTCAAGAAATCAGGTTATCGCCGCATCATTATCTTAGGATGCAGGAGGTCCTTACAATACAAATTTATAGTGGTAATATCACTAGAAAATCAGATGCTTATCCTTTGTTTCAAATAGAAGCAACTAAAGTAGATAGAGTTTATGATATGCTTTTGAAGAAAGGAGTTGCACCCTTGTAA
- the LOC138348950 gene encoding uncharacterized protein: MHKSEQDRRLIQFLMGLNEVYTVIRGNILMMSPLPSTAQAFSLLIQEEKQREYRPTSRTPMESVSLNANAGRGSQGGRGYRTNFSSNGELSNYNDRSTLICDFCKKQGHIKEKCYKLHGYPPKNNVPNNRVSNPQQFRQNNNQNFRGRKIVANAHGEECSQENSKSNAVITQKQYGHIMSLLQQFQVDSSGGDSKNNAESNKFAGPFSEEASGNW, translated from the exons atgcataaatcaGAACAGGATAGACGATTGATACAATTCCTTATGGGATTAAATGAAGTTTATACTGTGATTAGAGGTAACATACTCATGATGAGTCCTCTTCCTTCTACTGCACAGGCCTTTTCTCTGTTGATTcaagaggaaaaacaaagagaatacAGGCCCACCAGTCGTACACCTATGGAGTCAGTCTCACTAAATGCAAATGCTGGCAGAGGATCACAAGGTGGAAGAGGGTATAGAACTAATTTTTCAAGTAATGGTGAACTGAGTAACTATAATGATAGAAGTACTTTGATCTGTGATTTCTGTAAGAAACAAGGTCACATTAAAGAGAAGTGTTACAAACTACATGGATACCCTCCAAAGAATAATGTTCCTAATAATAGAGTAAGCAATCCACAACAGTTTAGACAGAACAATAATCAAAACTTCAGAGGAAGAAAGATTGTGGCTAATGCTCATGGGGAAGAATGCTCACAAGAGAACAGTAAATCAAATGCTGTTATTACACAAAAACAATATGGTCACATCATGAGCTTGTTACAGCAGTTTCAAGTTGATAGTTCAGGAGGGGATTCCAAGAATAATGCTGAGTCTAACAAGTTTGCAG GCCCCTTCAGTGAAGAGGCCTCAGGCAATTGGTAG